ATCGTAACTGGGATAAAAGGGTTCATCCAAGAATTACCATTTGACGAAGACAAAAAAAGGAGAATACTACTCTGCATACTCCTACATGACTCATTGACTAGGAACCCCCAATGGATGGGAGAAGAGGAAATAGAAGAAAAACTAATCTGCCCATGTGAAATTAAATTCTGTGAAAATTCTCCAGAATGCTTCATTGACTTGTCAGAAGTCCTAGATGCAATGGTGGAAATGGAACTATTAGAAAAGAGAAATAATAAAGGCACAACAGAATATAGGATAAAAATTATACAATAAATTTTTTAGTAGGGAGGTTTGATAAAAGTTGAACACCAACACACTGATAATAGTTGGGATAATCTTCATAATCCTTGGTATCTTCCTCATATTCGCTGGTAGCATCATAAGCATATTTAGTAAGACAAAGGAAGGTGCGGAGGTTAAAACAGGCGGAGTTATAATGATAGGACCCATCCCAATAATCTTCGGAAGTGACAGGGGGATGGCGATTATAGGCTTCCTAATGGCCATAATATTAATGATAGTAGCCTACATACTATTTTATAGAAGTATAATATAATTAGGGGGGTTTTATGAAGGGGAAGGTATTTTTTATTGGTGGAGGGCCTGGAGACCCGGAACTTTTAACTTTGAAGGCTGTTAAGATAATTAAAAACTCTGATATAATAATATATGCGGGTTCCCTTGTGAACAAGAAGATTCTAGATTTTGCACCTGATTCTGCCAGGATCTATGATAGTTCCTCTATGACATTAGATGAGATAATAGATATTATGGTGGATGGTGCCGATTCTGGGAAGATTATTGCCAGGATACATACAGGTGATCCTTCAATTTATGGGGCTATAATGGAGCAGATGAGGGAGCTTAAAAAGAGAAGAATCCCCTTTGATATTATACCAGGAGTGAGTTCACTTTTCGCTGCTGCAGCCGCTTTAAAGACTGAATTAACTGTGCCTGGGGTTTCTCAGACTGTTATAATCACAAGACCTTCTGGTAGGACGCCAGTACCCCCCAAGGAGGATCTAGGAGATCTTGCAAGTCATAATTCCACTATGTGTATATTCCTTGGGGTTCATAAAATCGGGGAAGTTGTTAAAAGTTTAAGAGAACATTATAGTGATGATACACCAATAGCCGTGGTCAAAAGGGCTTCATGGGATGATGAGGAGATAATAAAGGGTAAACTTTCTGATATAGAAGATAAAGTAAAGAAGAGTAATATTCAGAAGACCGCCATCATCATAGTAGGTGATGTTCTCGAACCTGGAGATTTTGAAAGTTCGAAGCTATATGATCCCACCTTCAGCCATGGATATCGTAGAGCCTAGATTATTATAAGTTCGAGGTGTTCCATCTTCCCACAGTTTCGAAATCTAGAGGTGAGTTCTTTTATTTTTTCAGCTTCACCTTCTAGGATGAAGATCTCAAGGCAATTCTTGTTCCTCAAGTGACTGTGGATCTGTGTACTTATGATACTCTCATAGTCATGCTTGATGTCGTTAACCTTATCTTCAACTTCCCTTTTGTGTATTAGGAAAAGCACCCCATTAACTTCGCCTTTTATATCCATTTGTCTTCTTTTCTCATCTATTAACATCCTAGAGGCCGTTCTTATAATATCTGAGCGACTTGAAAATCCCATCTCATCCTTCAAAGCGTCTATTTCTTCTAGGAGTTTTTCATTTATCGAAATGCTGATAACGCTCATAACTAAAACTATTTTAATAAACATTTAAAAAGATTATCATAAAAATTATTAAACTATTTTTGTATTATTAATAAATTTTTTAAGAGGTGAAGCTGATAAAAATCTATCAATGAAAAGAATAGCCATCCTACTAATAATCACCATCATAATATGCACCCTACTATATACAACAAGTAAAACGGAAGAAGCAAGCTCTGAAGAAAAAATAGTCGTGGCAGCGTCAATAATGCCCCAAAAGGAATTCATAGAAGCAGTCGGCGGAGACAAAGTAAAAGTTATAGTAATGGTACCGCCAGGAGCAGACCCACACACATATGAACCACAACCAGGCCAACTAAGAGAACTATCAAAGGCAAAAATCTACTTCCAAATAGGCTCAGGTATAGAATTCGAAAAAACATGGATGGAAAGACTAAAAGAACTAAACCCAAACATGAAAATAGTAAACTGCTCAGAGGGTATAAAACTCATGAAAGAAGACCCACACGTATGGACATCGCCACGAAACGCCATCATAATAGTTAAAAACATCTACAAATCCCTCACAGAGGAAGATCCAATCCATAAAGACTATTATGCCAAAAACATGGAAAAATACATTTCACAGCTCAAAAAATTAGATGAACAATTCAACCAAACCCTCACAGGAAAACAAAACAAAAAAATATTAGTATACCATCCTGCCTGGACCTACCTCTGCAGAGACTACAACATAGAACAGATAACCATAGAAAAAGAAGGCAAGGAACCATCACCCCAAGCCCTCGCAAAGATCATCCAAGAAGCCAAAAAAAACAATATAAAGATCATAATAGTCTCACCACAATCCAACAAACAAAGCGCTCAAACCATAGCAGATGAAATAAACGCAAAAATAGTCATAATAGACCCACTCGCAGAAAACTACATAGAAAACATGCAAAAAATGCTACAAACCCTCAAGAGTATCTGAATGGATGATAGAATGGATAAAGCAGTTGAAATTAAAAAACTATACTACAAAATAGATAACAAGACAATATTAGAAAATATAAACTTTGAAATTTACAAGAACGAATTCCTAGCTATCATAGGCCCAAACGGCGGCGGTAAAACAACCCTACTAAAGATGATTATAGGCCTCCTAAAACCAACCAGTGGAAAAATCAAAGTATTCGGCCTTAAACCCGAAGAAGCAAGGAAAAAGGTAGGTTATCTCCCACAAAGACGCCACTTTGACATGGATTTCCCAATAAATGTCTTTGAAACTGTGCTCATGGGATGCTACCACGCCCCACTCCAAGATTACACCCAAGAAGACAAAGAAAGGGTGGAAAAATGGCTTGAAAGATTGGATATCATCAATTTAAAAGATGAAAGATTGGATAATCTCTCAGGGGGGCAATTGCAGAGAGTATTCCTTGCAAGAGCCCTTGTGAAAGAGGGCGAACTCCTACTATTAGATGAGCCGACAAGTAGCGTAGACCCTCTATTCCAGGAAAGATTCTACGAATTACTAGATGAACTTAAACAGAAAATGGCTATTGTAATGGTATCCCATGATATAGGGATGGTCGCAACCCACGTGGACAGGATCGCATGCTTAAACCAGAGATTATTCGCCCACGGACCCCCAAGAGAGGCTTTAGAATCTATTGAGGATGTTTATAAGTGTCCAATAGAATTGATAGCCCATGGGATACCCCACAGGGTTTTGAGAGAACATTAAAGTGACCATTATGATAGGTCTTGAATACCAGTTCATGCAAAACGCCTTCATAGCAGCAATACTCGTTAGCATAGCCTGTGGAGTGGTTGGCACCTATATCGTGATTAAAAGGATAGTATCCCTAAGTGGAGGTATATCCCACGCAGCATTTGGTGGGATTGGCCTCGGTTATTTCCTCGGCATCAACCCAGTAATCACGGCAATACCATTCAGTATCATAGCAGCTTTCCTCATGGGCGTCACCACAAGGAAAGTTAAAATTAGTGAAGATACTGCTATTGGGATACTATGGTCAGTTGGAATGTCCCTTGGTATAATATTTATAAGCTTGACCCCTGGTTATGCCAGCGACCTATTCAATTATCTTTTTGGTAACATACTAACGGTCACAAGAACAGATCTTTGGATGATGCTAATATTAGACTTGGTCATAATATCAAATGTGCTTTTATTTAATAGGGAGTTTACCGCCATATCCTTTGATGAGGAATTTTCACAGGTTATAGGGGTCCCTGTAAACTTTTTCTATCTTTTGCTCTTAATGCTTGTAGCTTTAAGTGTGGTGATCCTTATAAAAGTGGTTGGTATAATACTCGTGATAGCACTCCTCACCATCCCAGCCGTAACAGCAAAACAGTTCACCTTTAAAATCCCCCAGATGATGATCTTATCATCAATAATCGGGATAATATTCACACTAACAGGATTATGGCTTTCATACACCCTTGATACATCCTCCGGGGCCACAATAGTGATAATACTAGCAATATTTTTCATAATAACCTATCTTTCAAGGACTAAAATATAATCATGCTAAAAAAAGCTTACCTTGATTAATTTGCTGGACACGGATTCAAGGTAAATGGCCCCCCAGGATGTTCAGTTTCCATGTTTACAAAATGCTTGTGGCGCGATTGCACTCTCCTAGAATAACATATTAATTGAACCCTCCCTTTCAAGGTCTTCCATTGCGCGATTTTCACCAGTTCTAAAATTTCGTTTCAAACCTTGTTTTAGGGGCATGATGATACACGCCTTCATGAAAACTCCATTTTACACTATAGTAAATAAAATTCAAGTGAATTTTATGCCCATGATGGACGAACATTTATCAAGACAATGTAGGACAATTAACAAAAAAATGTAATAGGAATGATTCTCCATGCAAATACAAAATGGCCATGAACTTAACTTTAATTTTTTTTAGAGTTCCATTATCCCATCCTTTGTACCTACTATTACCCTGTCAACACCCCTTGAGAATATGCCATTCTCCAAGACTCCTGGGATATTGTTTATTTCATATTCCAGTTTTGATGGATCATCAATAGATCCAAAATCCGCGTCAATAATGAAATTCCCATTATCAGTGATCAGTGGCCCATCTTTCGCATCAGACATTCTGATTTTGACCTTGGCTCCCATGGAATTTAATTCTTCACATACAAGGCGAGAGGATGTTGGTATGACCTCTACTGGTACTGGTCTTTCGAGTTTATCTGTGAGTTTGGAATCATCTATTATAACAATAAATTCACTTGCTGAATAGTCTATTATCTTTTCTTTTGTATGGGCTGCTCCACCACCCTTAAGGAGGTTGAGGTCCTTGTCAACTTCATCAGCCCCGTCAACAGCAACATCGATATCATGCTGTGTTATACTAGTAATGGGGATCTCCCAATCCCTTGCAAGGAATAATGATTGATAAGAAGTGGGCACTGCCAATATATCTAATTCTTCTTTTTGTATGCGCATGCCCACTCTTTCTATGAAATATCGTGCTGTAGAACCTGTGCCAAGGCCGACAACCTGCCCGTCTTTTATCTCTTCGGCAACTTTATATGCAACCATTTTTTTCAAATTCATTAAAATCCCCCTACTATTTCTTGGAGATGATCTCAAGGAGGACTTTGTTCAATTTGTAGCCTTTTTTGCATTCATTGACCCTGCCAAAATTTTTCAAGATCCTACATCTATCTGAGGCTTTTATCCCCTCTGGGAAGCATAAACTCCTCATATCACACTTTTCATCACATTTGAGGGTTTCAAATAATATTACAGACCCTTCAAAGGCCTTTTTAGCATCTATTAATGCTTCTATGTTAGCTTTTTCAACCTCAACAACCTTTACTTTTCCGCTTTCATGTATTGGACAAGGATGTTCAGTATCTTTCACTTCTTTTATCTTGTAGATTCTGCCTGTCTCTAGGGGGTCGATACACACGGACTTATATCTGCAATCTTCACAAGCCTTTGCAGGCCCATAATACATGAAGGTTAATCCTTTTTTTGCAAGTTTCTCCCCTATCAGTGTTATCAATTATATCACTTCCGTTTTTTTCGCAAGTTTTTCAGCAGCGTCCCTTGTAAGGCCCCTGTCACCTAGGATAGTATACCTTTCCTTGCGGATGGTGTGGGCTTTTGTAAGGGCCTCTATTATATACTCCGGTTCTATGCCGAGTTCATAGGCTGTTGTGGGCGCGTGCATTTTTTTGAGAGCGTCTTTTATGAATCTCCAGTCCCCTCCGTGGAGGTGCATCATCATTATTGTACCGACACCGCATTGTTCACCGTGGAGTGCTGGTTTAGGAGCTATATTGTCGAGGGCGTGGCTGAATTTATGCTCGGATCCGCTTGCGGGTCTGCTGCTACCTGCTATACTTATGGCTATACCACTACTTATAAGGGATTTGACGACTAAGCGCGCGCTCCTTTCAAGGCCCTCTTTTATAGCGTCAGCCGATTTGATGATCATTTTAGCTGTCATGAGTGAAAGTGCCGCTGCAGATTCACTATATCGTTCATTGAGGAGTCTGTGTGCAAGTTTCCAATCTAGTATGGCTGTATAGTTAGATACTATATCAGCACAACCTGAGGCAAGGAGCCTGAATGGTGCTTTAATTATTATATCGGTATCTGCTATGACCCCAATTGGTGATGTTGCCTTCATGGAAACCGATCCTCTTTCACCGTCGCGGATCGAGGCTCTGGGGGATGCTATACCATCATGGGAAGCTGCAGTGGGTACACTTATAAAAGACAAACCTGCGAGGGTTGCTGCCATCTTGGCAACATCTATAACCTTACCACCACCCACACCTAATACAAGGGAGATATCATCAAGGTTTTCTTTGACCATCATAACAGATTCCATAGAAGCCTCTTTAACCTTCATATACTCTGTTTCAAAATCCTCGGCTTTAAGACTGTTTATAACATCCTTAGCAGCTATCTTAAAAGTTTTATAGCCTGTGACAACCATCACCTTACCCTTGAATCTGAGATCTTTACATATAATCCCTGTATTTTTTATCACACCAGGGCCGGTGTGTATTTCCCTTGGTAGCTCTATTTTCCTAGGATTCATCTCCATCACAAACAACAGCTTTAAGTAGTGAGATAAAATAATCTTTCACCATTGAAGATCTTTATTTACTGATAAAAATATTTTTGGAGAAAAAAGATTATAGGATTTTCTAGGACCCGCATATTAATCCTATTAATGGTGGATGAAAATGATAGATTTCAGTGAATGGTTCCATAATATCCTGGAAGAAGCAGAAATAATCGATTCAAGATATCCTATCAAAGGTATGAATGTATGGTTACCTTATGGTTTCCAGTTACGGAAGCACGCCTTGGAGATTCTCCGAAACATCCTAGACCGGGATCATCAGGAAACCCTATTCCCACTTTTAATACCTGAGGATCAACTTGAAAAAGAATCAGTCCATGTAAAAGGTTTTGAGGATGAAGTTTATTGGATAACACATGGAGGACTTACAAGATTAAACAAGAAATTAGCCCTCAGACCCACCAGTGAAACAGCAATGTACCCCATGTTCTCATTATGGATAAGATCCCACACAGACCTCCCATTGAAAATCTACCAGATAGTTAACACTTTCAGGTATGAGACAAAGCATACTAGGCCACTTATACGTGTAAGGGAAATCACAACATTTAAAGAAGCTCACACAGTACATGAAACGATGGAAGAAGCCGAAGAGCAAGTCCAGGAGGCCATCAGACTCTACAAGGAGTTCTTCGACACCCTATCCATACCATATATTATAACTAAGAGGCCACCATGGGATAAATTCCCAGGATCTGACTATACCATAGCCTTTGACACACTATTGCCAGATGGTAAAACATTACAAATCGCCACAGTTCACAACCTTGGACAAACCTTCTCCAAAACCTTTGATATAAAATTTGAAACACCCACAGGTGAACATGAATACGCATACCAAACCTGTTACGGACTATCTGATAGGGTCATAGCATCTATAATAGCTGTACACGGAGACGAATCAGGCTTACGCCTACCACCAGAGGTCGCACCATACCAGATAATTATAGTACCAATAATTTTCAAAGAAGAAGCAGAAGAGGTTATGAAAGCTTGTGAAAGAATTAAAAAAAGATTAGAGGATGCTGGTTTCCGAGTGAAACTAGATGATAGGGATATAAGGGCTGGGAGAAAATATTATGAATGGGAGATGAAAGGCGCGCCACTTCGAATAGAAATCGGGCCAAGAGACCTTAAAAAGAACATGATAGTACTTGCAAGGAGGGACACCAAAGAAAAAATTGAAATAAAAACAGAAAACCTAGAAGAAGAAATAGATAAAATACTACATGATATTACTAACACGCTAAGAGAAGAAGCATGGACAAAAATGCAAAAGAATATAAGAACAGCCACCAACCTCAAAGAAGCGAAAGAAATAATAAAAGAGAAGAAGGGTATAATCTCATTCCCT
The DNA window shown above is from Methanothermobacter tenebrarum and carries:
- a CDS encoding CopG family ribbon-helix-helix protein, whose product is MSVISISINEKLLEEIDALKDEMGFSSRSDIIRTASRMLIDEKRRQMDIKGEVNGVLFLIHKREVEDKVNDIKHDYESIISTQIHSHLRNKNCLEIFILEGEAEKIKELTSRFRNCGKMEHLELIII
- a CDS encoding methyl-coenzyme M reductase family protein, whose product is MYKIVLFSGGPYRFEEFEEYVEDIGGLVLKKDRFNVSRGEYFLAEEVKALTIIPEEEEEQLKTIVTGIKGFIQELPFDEDKKRRILLCILLHDSLTRNPQWMGEEEIEEKLICPCEIKFCENSPECFIDLSEVLDAMVEMELLEKRNNKGTTEYRIKIIQ
- a CDS encoding metal ABC transporter solute-binding protein, Zn/Mn family; amino-acid sequence: MKRIAILLIITIIICTLLYTTSKTEEASSEEKIVVAASIMPQKEFIEAVGGDKVKVIVMVPPGADPHTYEPQPGQLRELSKAKIYFQIGSGIEFEKTWMERLKELNPNMKIVNCSEGIKLMKEDPHVWTSPRNAIIIVKNIYKSLTEEDPIHKDYYAKNMEKYISQLKKLDEQFNQTLTGKQNKKILVYHPAWTYLCRDYNIEQITIEKEGKEPSPQALAKIIQEAKKNNIKIIIVSPQSNKQSAQTIADEINAKIVIIDPLAENYIENMQKMLQTLKSI
- the cobM gene encoding precorrin-4 C(11)-methyltransferase, with protein sequence MKGKVFFIGGGPGDPELLTLKAVKIIKNSDIIIYAGSLVNKKILDFAPDSARIYDSSSMTLDEIIDIMVDGADSGKIIARIHTGDPSIYGAIMEQMRELKKRRIPFDIIPGVSSLFAAAAALKTELTVPGVSQTVIITRPSGRTPVPPKEDLGDLASHNSTMCIFLGVHKIGEVVKSLREHYSDDTPIAVVKRASWDDEEIIKGKLSDIEDKVKKSNIQKTAIIIVGDVLEPGDFESSKLYDPTFSHGYRRA
- a CDS encoding NAD(P)-dependent glycerol-1-phosphate dehydrogenase produces the protein MNPRKIELPREIHTGPGVIKNTGIICKDLRFKGKVMVVTGYKTFKIAAKDVINSLKAEDFETEYMKVKEASMESVMMVKENLDDISLVLGVGGGKVIDVAKMAATLAGLSFISVPTAASHDGIASPRASIRDGERGSVSMKATSPIGVIADTDIIIKAPFRLLASGCADIVSNYTAILDWKLAHRLLNERYSESAAALSLMTAKMIIKSADAIKEGLERSARLVVKSLISSGIAISIAGSSRPASGSEHKFSHALDNIAPKPALHGEQCGVGTIMMMHLHGGDWRFIKDALKKMHAPTTAYELGIEPEYIIEALTKAHTIRKERYTILGDRGLTRDAAEKLAKKTEVI
- a CDS encoding metal ABC transporter permease, translated to MIGLEYQFMQNAFIAAILVSIACGVVGTYIVIKRIVSLSGGISHAAFGGIGLGYFLGINPVITAIPFSIIAAFLMGVTTRKVKISEDTAIGILWSVGMSLGIIFISLTPGYASDLFNYLFGNILTVTRTDLWMMLILDLVIISNVLLFNREFTAISFDEEFSQVIGVPVNFFYLLLLMLVALSVVILIKVVGIILVIALLTIPAVTAKQFTFKIPQMMILSSIIGIIFTLTGLWLSYTLDTSSGATIVIILAIFFIITYLSRTKI
- the proS gene encoding proline--tRNA ligase, with translation MIDFSEWFHNILEEAEIIDSRYPIKGMNVWLPYGFQLRKHALEILRNILDRDHQETLFPLLIPEDQLEKESVHVKGFEDEVYWITHGGLTRLNKKLALRPTSETAMYPMFSLWIRSHTDLPLKIYQIVNTFRYETKHTRPLIRVREITTFKEAHTVHETMEEAEEQVQEAIRLYKEFFDTLSIPYIITKRPPWDKFPGSDYTIAFDTLLPDGKTLQIATVHNLGQTFSKTFDIKFETPTGEHEYAYQTCYGLSDRVIASIIAVHGDESGLRLPPEVAPYQIIIVPIIFKEEAEEVMKACERIKKRLEDAGFRVKLDDRDIRAGRKYYEWEMKGAPLRIEIGPRDLKKNMIVLARRDTKEKIEIKTENLEEEIDKILHDITNTLREEAWTKMQKNIRTATNLKEAKEIIKEKKGIISFPWCGDEECGKSIEEKIRVDILGITEAEKKSSCINCGKEAEYKAFLAKTY
- the rpiA gene encoding ribose 5-phosphate isomerase A: MNLKKMVAYKVAEEIKDGQVVGLGTGSTARYFIERVGMRIQKEELDILAVPTSYQSLFLARDWEIPITSITQHDIDVAVDGADEVDKDLNLLKGGGAAHTKEKIIDYSASEFIVIIDDSKLTDKLERPVPVEVIPTSSRLVCEELNSMGAKVKIRMSDAKDGPLITDNGNFIIDADFGSIDDPSKLEYEINNIPGVLENGIFSRGVDRVIVGTKDGIMEL
- a CDS encoding UPF0179 family protein, which translates into the protein MITLIGEKLAKKGLTFMYYGPAKACEDCRYKSVCIDPLETGRIYKIKEVKDTEHPCPIHESGKVKVVEVEKANIEALIDAKKAFEGSVILFETLKCDEKCDMRSLCFPEGIKASDRCRILKNFGRVNECKKGYKLNKVLLEIISKK
- a CDS encoding TIGR00304 family protein → MNTNTLIIVGIIFIILGIFLIFAGSIISIFSKTKEGAEVKTGGVIMIGPIPIIFGSDRGMAIIGFLMAIILMIVAYILFYRSII
- a CDS encoding metal ABC transporter ATP-binding protein encodes the protein MDKAVEIKKLYYKIDNKTILENINFEIYKNEFLAIIGPNGGGKTTLLKMIIGLLKPTSGKIKVFGLKPEEARKKVGYLPQRRHFDMDFPINVFETVLMGCYHAPLQDYTQEDKERVEKWLERLDIINLKDERLDNLSGGQLQRVFLARALVKEGELLLLDEPTSSVDPLFQERFYELLDELKQKMAIVMVSHDIGMVATHVDRIACLNQRLFAHGPPREALESIEDVYKCPIELIAHGIPHRVLREH